Below is a window of Candidatus Neomarinimicrobiota bacterium DNA.
TGAAAGAAAAAGTTCAGGCACTGGAAGGAAAGGCTTTTGTCGAGGCCATCCAACTCTTCCAGGAAGAAAAACTCAGTGCCCTTTATGGCCAACCCAGGGCGCTATGAATACCGAGGGTATTCAAATCAAACGTGCCCTGATCTCAGTGTCCGACAAATCAGGAATAGTCGAGTTGGGAAAGGGCTTGAAGGATCTTGGCATTGAGATCATTTCAACAGGGGGTACAGCCGCGGTTCTGACCGACAGAGACATTTCGGTTACGGATGTTTCCGATGTCACTGGTGTTCCTGAGCTAATGAATGGTCGCATAAAAACTCTCCATCCAAAGATTCACGGCGCCATTCTCGGCCTCCGCGATAAGCATGGCGAGAGCGCCCGGGAGAACGACATAGCCTGGATTGATCTGGTTGTCTGCAATCTCTATCCCTTCGCCGAAACGGTTTCAAAGGAAGACGTTAACCTTGATAGGGCTCTCGAAAATATTGACATAGGGGGACCCTCCATGATTCGAAGCGCTGCAAAGAATGTCGGTTGGGCAGGTATCGTGGTGGATCCGAAGGATTACGGAGCCGTGTTAGGTGAACTCAAAACTGAAGGGGGCTTGACGTTTGAAACCCGAAAAAGGCTCTCTGCCAAGGCCTTCGGTCATACGGCCCGCTACGACGCACTCATATACAATCATCTCAATGATAAACCAATGTCTGATCCTTTCACGGTAACATTCGATAAGCATTATGACCTCCGTTACGGAGAAAATCCACACCAGAAAGCCGCAGCGTTCAGAGTCTCCCACGATAGTGGATCGAACGTTCTGAATGCAAAGATCCATCAAGGGAAAAAACTTTCCTATAACAACATTTTGGATGCCGATGAGGCATTGGCGTGTTTGAGAGAATTCTCCCAACCTGCCTGCGTGGTGGTGAAGCACGCCAATCCATGCGGTGTTGCCACCGGCAGCGGCATCACCGATTGTTTCACCCGGGGATTTGAAGCCGACTCACTATCCGCGTTCGGAGGGATCATTGCCTTGAACCGGACATGCACGAGCGATATCGCGGAATTCTTGAGGAAAGTGTTCATTGAAATAGTCCTCGCCCCAGATTACGAACGGGAAGCCCTGGAAATCTTTAGCACAAAGAAAAAGCTAAGGGTGTTGGAAGTGGGAGAGATCACCCCACCGGATTCAAGGGTGGAGTTCAAATTCGTCGATGGTGGCCTCTTAGTTCAGGAGACCAACATTAGCACGTTAATACTCGAACACTTGAACACTGTGACCGAGGCGGAGCCGACAGAGCAAGAGATTGAAGATATGCTCTTCGCCTGGAAGGTTCTGAAACATGTGAAGTCCAA
It encodes the following:
- the purH gene encoding bifunctional phosphoribosylaminoimidazolecarboxamide formyltransferase/IMP cyclohydrolase, translating into MNTEGIQIKRALISVSDKSGIVELGKGLKDLGIEIISTGGTAAVLTDRDISVTDVSDVTGVPELMNGRIKTLHPKIHGAILGLRDKHGESARENDIAWIDLVVCNLYPFAETVSKEDVNLDRALENIDIGGPSMIRSAAKNVGWAGIVVDPKDYGAVLGELKTEGGLTFETRKRLSAKAFGHTARYDALIYNHLNDKPMSDPFTVTFDKHYDLRYGENPHQKAAAFRVSHDSGSNVLNAKIHQGKKLSYNNILDADEALACLREFSQPACVVVKHANPCGVATGSGITDCFTRGFEADSLSAFGGIIALNRTCTSDIAEFLRKVFIEIVLAPDYEREALEIFSTKKKLRVLEVGEITPPDSRVEFKFVDGGLLVQETNISTLILEHLNTVTEAEPTEQEIEDMLFAWKVLKHVKSNAILTAKDHATVGIGPGQVSRVDAVEIAIRKSGDRITGAVLASDAFFPFRDSIDMIADSGLRAVIQPGGSIRDQEVIDACDEHGLAMVFTGTRCFKH